GTCGCAATTATGAATCCTCCAAACATCCCTGTGATCAAAGACAGGAGGGTTAAAATTGGTAGCATTAAACAGCAAGCAATAACGCGGGGAATAACCAGATAATCGATTGGATCTGTTTTTAACATCAACATGGCATCGATTTGTTCTGTTACGCGCATGGTACCGATTTCGGCTGCAAAGGCAGAACCGACTCGCCCTGCCAAAACCACTGCTGTCAACACGGGAGAGAGTTCTCGTGTCAACGCTATAGAAAGCACCCCCCCTATAATGTTTCCTGCACCAAAGTTGATAAATTCCCGTGCCACTTGAATGGTAAACACCGCGCCGACGAAAATAGCCGTCAATAGGGCAATAAATAGGGAATCTGGCCCAACCGCTGCCATTTGTTCTAAGGTGTTGCGCCGATGGATTTTGCCCCTCAATAGGTGAACTAGTACTTGCCCACCCAGAAAAATCGCTGCCAGCAATCGCTGACTCCATTCTCCTAAACTGGATTTGGATGTAGTCTGGTTCAATGTTCTGTAGCTAACTCGGTAACTGCCTTAAGAATAGCGGAAGTCGTTGGGATAGGGAATGGGGGATTGGGGATTGAAAAGAGGCAGAGGGGCAAGGAGCAGAGGGGAAAGAGGTATATTATTATTTTCCCCCTGCTCCCATGTCCCCTGTTTCTACTCCCAACGGGGCTGAATATTAACTTAGATTAAAAATGCTCTCAGGAAAGAAAGCTATTATTAAAGGTGCTGCGAACCAATAAATAGGTGTTAATCTTATTTTAAACCTTTATTTTGCAAGGCTTTTAGAGATTTAAGACATTTTTTATATCCCCAGCACGTGTTGTAACTGGTAGCCATCTCTTTTAATGAAAACTTAAGATTTTTGACAGATTGTCTGCTTAGGAGCGATCGCACGTATTGTAGAAAATGACAAACCGCTATCTAGCTATTGTCATCTCTACTCACGGAGTTTGTCCTAAATGACTATTTTCATTAACTTTCTCCGCTCCTTAGTACTTACGATCGTATTTAGTTTTGTCGCTCCCATCTTTTTCGTTGGCGGTGGACTGCTCCTTTTATCCCTTATCGGTTCCTTTCCGGGTTTACAAGAGTTAACTGAGGCGATCGCCACTGAGATTATGCGTTTTCTTGCCACTTTTGGCAGTGGCACTCCCCTGCGTGGATTATTTGTAATTAGCTTGACCTGTAGTTTCGTCGGGTCACTGTTTGATACTTATGTTTACTATCGGTATCAAATTTTGCGAATAGATTCTTAAATGATGTGAATAGTCTTCGTCAGGTCTTCATGGGCTGTACAAGAGAGGAAAAATTGATATTTCTCAAAATGGAAGTAGTACTGGTCTTAACCTAAATAAGGATTAGTGTTGACTGAATGAATTTTTATTAATTAAATTGAGTACCGAAATTATTAATTAAATACTTATTATTAATTAGTTATTAGTTATTAATTACTGATAACTGTTCCGTATGCCCGACTGTAATAAAGCAAGACTAAAACAGTCAAAAAGCTAGTAAACTAAGGGCTTTAAAACTTGGAATTATGCAAAATAGCTAAAATAGCCTGTGCTAAACCACCACATTGGACGCTAAACTAGAGTTTGGCATTTTGTGTTGGCTACAATCTTTAAGGAATTTATTAGCATTCATCGAGAATATCAAATAAAACTCACTGCAAAATATAAAAACTTCCTTAAAATCTGATAAACATAATGCCTGCTCATGTTTCTTAACAGAGCAAAGAAGGTCGTCTGACCTCTGGGGATCTTATATTGAGTTTATTACGAGGAATGTTTACAGCTCATGGTTTGGCCGTTTAAGCCCAAGTTTAGAAAACAAATTGCGCGGATTGAAATTACTGGTGCGATCGCCGGTGCGACTCGCAAACGCGTCCTAGAAGCATTGAAAACTGTAGAAGAAAAAAAATTTCCGGCATTATTGCTACGTATCGATAGCCCTGGCGGTACAGTCGGAGATTCTCAAGAAATTTACAGCGCCCTGAAGCGTTTGCGCGAAAAAATTAAAATCGTCGCTAGCTTTGGCAATATTTCGGCTTCTGGAGGAGTCTACATTGGCATGGGAGCAGAACACATCGTATCTAACCCAGGTACAATTACGGGCAGTATTGGTGTGATTTTGCGTGGAAATAACTTGGAACGCTTGCTAGAAAAAATCGGTGTTTCCTTCCAGGTAATTAAGTCTGGCCCTTACAAAGACATATTGTCTTTCGATCGGCAGCTGACTCAACCAGAAGAAAACATCTTGCAAGAGTTGATTGACACAAGTTATCAGCAGTTTGTCCAAACGGTAGCTGATGGTCGTTCTTTAACAGTAGAAGCTGTAAAAAGTTTCGCCGATGGTCGGATTTTTACTGGACAGCAAGCTCTAGAGTTGGGTGTTGTAGATCGTCTGGGCACAGAAGAAGATGCCCGTCGCTGGACAGCAGAATTAGTCGGACTCGATCCGGAAAAAACTCTCTGCTATACCCTAGAAGAACGTAAACCCTTATTGAGCCGCCTTTTACCAGGAAGTCGTCAGGTTTCATCTGGAATTCGATCTGGAATTGATTGGCTTGAATTTGAAATGTCTACTAGTGGTTTACCGTTGTGGTTATATCGTCCCTAGCTTGAGTTAGGAGTTAGGAGTGAGAAGTTGAGAGTTTGAACTCCTAACTTCTAACTCCTAACTTCTAACTCCTAACTTTTATGTTTTTAGGAGGATTTTGGCGTGGAGTGGCAAATGCGGGCTATTCGTGGAGCAACAACTGCTTCAGAAAATACTGTTGAGGCAATCCGAGAGGTAGTGACAGAACTACTAGATGAATTGGAAAATCGGAATCAATTTCAGCCGACAGACATGATTAGTGT
The Nostoc punctiforme PCC 73102 genome window above contains:
- a CDS encoding MlaE family lipid ABC transporter permease subunit, producing the protein MNQTTSKSSLGEWSQRLLAAIFLGGQVLVHLLRGKIHRRNTLEQMAAVGPDSLFIALLTAIFVGAVFTIQVAREFINFGAGNIIGGVLSIALTRELSPVLTAVVLAGRVGSAFAAEIGTMRVTEQIDAMLMLKTDPIDYLVIPRVIACCLMLPILTLLSLITGMFGGFIIATNVYNLSDTVFLDSARNFLGIWDIISAMLKAFCFGILIAVIGCSWGLTTTGGAKGVGQSTTTAVVTALLIIFVSNFFLSWLMFQGLGSAFLKGL
- the sppA gene encoding signal peptide peptidase SppA, translated to MVWPFKPKFRKQIARIEITGAIAGATRKRVLEALKTVEEKKFPALLLRIDSPGGTVGDSQEIYSALKRLREKIKIVASFGNISASGGVYIGMGAEHIVSNPGTITGSIGVILRGNNLERLLEKIGVSFQVIKSGPYKDILSFDRQLTQPEENILQELIDTSYQQFVQTVADGRSLTVEAVKSFADGRIFTGQQALELGVVDRLGTEEDARRWTAELVGLDPEKTLCYTLEERKPLLSRLLPGSRQVSSGIRSGIDWLEFEMSTSGLPLWLYRP